One region of Deltaproteobacteria bacterium genomic DNA includes:
- the rpsO gene encoding 30S ribosomal protein S15 has protein sequence MVLSAGAKKEVIEQFKIHEKDTGSPEVQIALLTKRIQYLTDHFKIHKKDHHSRRGLLKLVGQRRRFLNYLKRKNVEKYRTLIQELGIRK, from the coding sequence GTGGTTCTGTCAGCGGGAGCAAAAAAGGAAGTTATTGAACAGTTTAAGATCCATGAAAAGGATACCGGTTCACCCGAGGTCCAGATTGCCTTACTTACCAAACGGATTCAATACCTTACCGATCATTTCAAGATTCACAAGAAAGATCATCATTCACGACGGGGCTTATTGAAGCTGGTTGGCCAGAGGAGACGGTTCCTCAATTACCTGAAAAGAAAAAATGTGGAAAAATACCGGACACTGATTCAGGAACTCGGTATTCGAAAGTAG
- the truB gene encoding tRNA pseudouridine(55) synthase TruB: MGPATDGILLIDKCRGETSHGVVKKIRFAFQDAGRVKVGHAGTLDPFATGLLIVLLGQGTKLSQFIMPGEKVYSAILELGVETDTLDLTGRVVATAAVPDMSLEYVRERAKRFVGKLHQVPPAYSAIRVKGKRAYELARKGRPVDLMAREITVHSLQVLSIDLPYIRLHIRCSSGTYIRSIGSELGKALGPGGRLSSLRRIKSGPFDVETALSSAEMDRGTAGPSLAERIIPMREAIPHMGEINVSSSTAEKVRQGCQPVWEKLMAGCDSTNGIESDFCNGWIKLVSDGRLAAILHVAPGNGGGRGRVNIERVFSL; this comes from the coding sequence ATGGGACCTGCGACTGACGGGATACTCTTGATCGATAAGTGCAGGGGTGAAACCTCCCACGGCGTGGTCAAGAAGATCCGGTTCGCATTCCAGGATGCAGGCAGGGTAAAGGTCGGGCACGCGGGGACCCTGGATCCCTTTGCCACCGGATTGCTCATCGTCCTTTTGGGTCAGGGGACCAAACTCTCCCAGTTCATTATGCCGGGTGAAAAGGTGTATTCGGCAATCCTTGAACTGGGTGTTGAAACAGACACCCTGGATCTTACCGGAAGGGTGGTGGCCACTGCTGCCGTGCCGGATATGAGTTTGGAATATGTCCGGGAAAGAGCAAAGCGGTTTGTAGGGAAGCTTCATCAGGTGCCGCCGGCCTATTCGGCGATCAGGGTTAAGGGGAAGCGGGCCTATGAGCTGGCGAGAAAGGGCCGGCCCGTAGACCTCATGGCACGGGAGATTACGGTCCACTCCCTTCAGGTCCTGTCCATTGATCTCCCGTACATCCGCCTCCATATCCGGTGCTCCAGCGGGACCTATATCCGCAGTATCGGTTCGGAGTTGGGGAAGGCCCTGGGCCCGGGCGGGCGGCTTTCATCTCTTCGCAGGATCAAGAGCGGGCCCTTTGATGTCGAAACGGCGCTTTCCTCGGCAGAAATGGATCGTGGCACCGCCGGTCCCTCCCTGGCTGAGAGGATCATTCCCATGCGGGAGGCGATTCCTCATATGGGGGAAATTAATGTCAGTTCAAGTACGGCGGAAAAGGTGCGGCAGGGGTGCCAACCGGTCTGGGAAAAACTGATGGCGGGGTGTGACAGCACGAACGGCATCGAATCGGATTTTTGTAACGGATGGATCAAGCTTGTCAGTGACGGCAGGCTCGCTGCGATTCTACATGTCGCGCCCGGGAATGGCGGCGGTCGCGGCAGGGTCAATATAGAGAGGGTGTTTTCGTTATAG
- a CDS encoding bifunctional oligoribonuclease/PAP phosphatase NrnA gives MTPLDSIAAVLTDAHRLLIMTHKDPDVDGIGSMLALGKSLSDAGKEATLLTQAPLRPPLSFLKGAGRVVSRVDPDTTFDVAVVLDCAEKERLGNIADQLEARLTLINIDHHETNDRFGAINLVEPEGSSTGELVFGVIQAAGLPIDPDVAGNLFAAIQGDTGSFRYANTSASALRAAADLVERGADPWDISRRVMDNYGMSRLRLLKMALGTIQLHHEGRVGVMMLTRKMLEEAGAHEAESEQFVDYPRFVRGVELGVLIRETASDAYKFSLRSNNRLNAARLASRFGGGGHAKAAGFTYSGPATAALTDFLKEAERCLNGTCD, from the coding sequence GTGACCCCCCTCGATTCCATAGCTGCCGTATTGACCGACGCGCATCGCCTTCTCATAATGACCCACAAGGATCCGGACGTGGACGGGATCGGTTCCATGCTGGCCCTCGGAAAGAGCCTTTCCGATGCGGGAAAAGAGGCGACGCTTCTGACTCAGGCGCCGCTCCGCCCTCCCCTCAGTTTCCTGAAGGGAGCGGGTCGGGTGGTCTCCCGAGTGGACCCTGACACGACTTTTGATGTGGCGGTGGTTCTGGATTGTGCAGAGAAGGAGAGACTGGGAAACATTGCCGATCAATTAGAGGCCCGTCTGACCCTGATCAATATCGATCATCACGAAACCAACGACCGATTCGGGGCCATAAACCTCGTCGAACCGGAGGGTTCTTCTACGGGCGAACTGGTTTTCGGGGTGATTCAGGCGGCCGGCCTGCCCATCGACCCGGATGTGGCCGGGAACCTTTTTGCGGCCATACAGGGGGACACCGGTTCTTTCAGATATGCCAATACCAGTGCCTCGGCCTTGAGAGCAGCTGCGGATCTGGTGGAGCGGGGTGCGGACCCCTGGGACATATCCCGAAGGGTGATGGACAATTATGGCATGTCCCGCCTTCGACTCCTTAAAATGGCCCTGGGCACCATCCAGCTCCATCATGAGGGGCGTGTCGGCGTCATGATGCTGACCCGCAAGATGCTGGAAGAGGCGGGGGCGCATGAGGCGGAGAGCGAACAATTTGTGGATTATCCCCGTTTCGTCAGGGGAGTTGAGCTGGGGGTTCTGATCCGCGAAACCGCCTCGGACGCGTACAAGTTCAGCCTCCGCTCCAACAACCGGTTGAACGCGGCCCGGCTGGCCTCCAGGTTCGGGGGCGGAGGACATGCCAAGGCTGCCGGATTCACCTATTCCGGCCCTGCGACGGCTGCACTGACGGATTTTCTGAAAGAGGCCGAACGGTGTTTGAATGGGACCTGCGACTGA
- the rbfA gene encoding 30S ribosome-binding factor RbfA — MAVGKRAVRVGDLILREMAFLLLEKIKDPRVQGVTLTGIRLSNDLKQAKVFYSVLGGEEKAEKALAGLNSARGFIKKQIGIRMELRYVPEILFVYDRSLEEGSHMERVFEEIGASEKGPS; from the coding sequence ATGGCAGTAGGGAAGCGCGCCGTGAGGGTGGGAGACCTGATCCTGAGGGAAATGGCATTTCTCCTCTTGGAAAAGATCAAAGACCCCCGGGTTCAGGGCGTTACCCTGACCGGAATCCGGCTCAGCAACGACCTCAAACAGGCAAAGGTGTTTTACAGTGTCCTGGGCGGGGAGGAAAAGGCGGAAAAAGCCCTGGCAGGCCTCAACAGCGCCAGGGGCTTTATCAAGAAACAGATCGGGATCCGAATGGAATTGCGTTACGTTCCGGAAATCTTGTTCGTTTACGACCGCTCCCTGGAAGAGGGAAGCCATATGGAACGGGTGTTCGAGGAGATAGGCGCATCCGAAAAAGGCCCTTCGTGA
- a CDS encoding DUF503 domain-containing protein yields MVVGTLKIEFMLFDNRSLKGKRKVVRSMVDKVKARFNVSIAEVGANDKWQKIELGICAVGNDRRHIDSSLNHILGFLDDLCLAQIVNTEMDIINL; encoded by the coding sequence ATGGTGGTGGGGACCCTCAAGATAGAATTCATGCTTTTTGACAACCGTTCGCTGAAGGGAAAGCGGAAGGTGGTCAGGAGCATGGTGGACAAGGTAAAGGCCAGGTTCAATGTCTCTATCGCAGAGGTCGGCGCCAATGACAAGTGGCAGAAAATCGAATTGGGAATCTGTGCCGTAGGCAATGACCGGCGTCACATCGACTCATCTTTGAATCACATACTCGGTTTCCTGGACGACCTCTGCCTTGCACAGATCGTGAATACGGAAATGGACATTATCAATCTGTGA
- the infB gene encoding translation initiation factor IF-2, protein MAKVRVYEFARELDMDSKSLVDKLVAGGLDVKNYMSTLDESAVAKAKEILSGAVSQVVVEKRIKPTVIRRRKKVVVVEQVPPEVTPEEPPEPEEIPEIEERPIEAEAEAEVEPEAPAPAPAALAEEKEMPVPEEPPLIEPEPEEAEPAVPEEEAVVKADEEVKPKPKKGKKKKIERPARIIMRPEEGPLKDMLAKQVEEKAAAVSPEPPMPKVPAAAIEEEEEKPKKGKAFKKKKEKKVGAVEEVPDRGTFRRRKKEVYERADLYNGKPRRPKGAKAGKKGKEVVRKLKHTEITVPKAIKRKIGVQELVTVTDLAKAMGTKATELMKRLIKMGAMVNVNQPIDFETASLVAEELGFELELDTFEEKTLFEDTVDRPEDLVPRPPVVTIMGHVDHGKTSLLDYIRKSNIIGGEFGGITQHIGAYYVKTDGGDIVFLDTPGHEAFTAMRARGAKVTDIIVLVVAADDGAMPQTKEAINHARAAGIPIVVAVNKMDKPEAEPDKVKRELADLNLAPEEWGGETLWAYISAKTGQGIDDLLGLILLQSEMLELKGNPDRDARGTVIEAELDKSRGPVATVLIKNGSLNQGDQFVCGDYFGRVRAMLDHRGRKMKVAGPSVPVKLYGITGVPMAGDEFIVVKDEKTAKQIIDHRKTKPQKQDLARRGPVSLDDLFDRINKGDIKELNIILKADVQGSAEALSESLVKQSTDAVKLNIIHAGTGAITESDVMLASASGAIIIGFNVRGNPRVVELADRENVDIRYYDVIYNAINDIRLAMAGLLAPVLEEHVIGRAEVREIFRVPKIGAVAGCQVTEGHVDRNANVRLLRDDVVVFDGKLGSLRRFKEDVKEVQSGYECGIGLENFSDIKPADIFEIYEVKEVAAEL, encoded by the coding sequence ATGGCTAAAGTCAGGGTTTATGAATTTGCAAGAGAACTCGACATGGACAGCAAGAGTTTGGTGGACAAACTCGTTGCCGGAGGGCTGGACGTCAAGAACTACATGAGTACTCTTGATGAGTCGGCCGTTGCGAAGGCAAAAGAGATCCTTTCCGGCGCTGTGTCACAAGTGGTGGTAGAAAAGCGGATCAAACCGACAGTGATCCGCAGGCGTAAAAAAGTTGTCGTTGTCGAGCAGGTGCCCCCCGAAGTTACCCCGGAGGAGCCCCCTGAGCCGGAAGAGATCCCGGAAATTGAAGAAAGGCCTATTGAGGCGGAGGCCGAGGCGGAAGTTGAACCGGAGGCCCCTGCTCCCGCACCTGCGGCGTTGGCCGAAGAGAAAGAGATGCCGGTTCCCGAAGAACCCCCCCTGATCGAACCTGAACCCGAGGAGGCGGAACCTGCTGTCCCTGAAGAAGAAGCGGTCGTCAAGGCTGATGAGGAAGTCAAACCCAAACCGAAGAAGGGGAAAAAGAAAAAGATTGAACGGCCGGCCAGGATTATCATGCGGCCGGAAGAAGGACCCCTGAAAGACATGCTCGCCAAGCAGGTTGAAGAGAAGGCCGCAGCCGTAAGTCCTGAACCACCGATGCCGAAGGTCCCGGCAGCGGCGATCGAGGAAGAGGAGGAAAAACCGAAGAAGGGGAAGGCCTTTAAGAAAAAGAAAGAAAAAAAGGTGGGGGCGGTCGAAGAGGTGCCTGATCGGGGCACATTCCGGCGACGAAAGAAGGAAGTCTATGAGCGGGCCGATCTCTACAACGGCAAGCCCCGAAGGCCCAAGGGGGCAAAGGCCGGCAAAAAGGGAAAAGAGGTGGTCCGGAAACTGAAGCATACCGAAATTACGGTTCCCAAGGCCATCAAGCGAAAGATCGGAGTCCAGGAACTGGTGACGGTTACCGATCTGGCCAAGGCCATGGGGACAAAGGCCACTGAACTGATGAAACGGCTCATCAAAATGGGCGCCATGGTCAATGTCAATCAGCCGATAGACTTTGAGACCGCATCGTTGGTCGCCGAGGAGCTCGGTTTTGAACTGGAACTGGATACCTTCGAGGAGAAGACCCTCTTTGAAGACACGGTGGATCGACCCGAAGATCTGGTGCCACGACCCCCTGTGGTGACGATTATGGGGCACGTGGATCACGGCAAGACCTCGCTTCTCGATTATATCCGGAAATCAAATATTATCGGAGGCGAATTCGGGGGCATTACCCAGCATATCGGCGCCTATTATGTGAAGACCGATGGGGGTGATATCGTCTTCCTGGATACCCCGGGACATGAGGCCTTTACGGCCATGCGGGCGAGGGGGGCCAAGGTCACCGATATTATCGTGCTGGTGGTGGCGGCGGATGACGGGGCCATGCCGCAGACCAAGGAAGCGATCAATCACGCAAGGGCGGCCGGCATTCCGATTGTTGTGGCCGTCAACAAGATGGATAAGCCTGAGGCTGAACCCGACAAGGTGAAGAGGGAACTGGCCGACCTGAATCTCGCGCCTGAAGAATGGGGCGGCGAAACCCTGTGGGCCTATATTTCCGCCAAGACGGGCCAGGGCATCGACGACCTGTTGGGCCTGATCCTCCTGCAATCTGAAATGCTCGAATTAAAGGGCAATCCCGACAGAGACGCAAGAGGCACCGTAATAGAGGCGGAATTGGATAAGAGTCGCGGCCCTGTGGCCACGGTGCTTATCAAAAACGGGTCCCTCAATCAGGGCGACCAGTTTGTCTGCGGGGATTATTTCGGTCGTGTCAGGGCCATGCTGGATCATCGGGGGCGGAAGATGAAAGTGGCCGGTCCGTCCGTTCCTGTCAAGTTGTACGGCATTACGGGCGTACCCATGGCAGGGGATGAATTCATTGTGGTAAAGGATGAAAAGACCGCCAAACAGATCATTGACCATCGAAAGACCAAACCCCAGAAGCAGGACCTGGCGAGGCGTGGACCGGTCAGTCTCGACGACCTCTTCGACAGGATCAATAAGGGAGATATAAAGGAACTCAATATTATCTTGAAGGCCGATGTCCAGGGATCTGCAGAGGCCCTTTCCGAGTCGCTCGTCAAACAGAGCACCGATGCGGTCAAGCTGAATATCATCCATGCAGGGACAGGCGCCATCACGGAATCGGATGTAATGCTGGCCTCCGCATCAGGAGCGATTATTATCGGATTCAATGTGAGGGGCAATCCTCGCGTGGTTGAACTTGCGGACAGGGAAAATGTCGATATCCGGTATTACGACGTAATTTACAACGCCATTAATGATATCCGTCTCGCCATGGCCGGCCTGCTGGCCCCGGTCCTGGAGGAGCACGTGATCGGCCGGGCCGAGGTCAGGGAGATATTCCGCGTGCCGAAAATCGGCGCCGTTGCCGGATGTCAGGTCACCGAAGGACATGTGGACAGAAATGCAAACGTGCGGCTGTTGCGTGACGACGTCGTTGTTTTCGACGGCAAGCTGGGGTCTCTCAGACGATTCAAGGAAGACGTGAAAGAGGTCCAGAGCGGTTATGAATGCGGCATCGGCCTGGAAAATTTCAGCGATATCAAGCCCGCTGATATTTTTGAGATCTATGAGGTCAAAGAGGTGGCGGCAGAGCTCTAA
- a CDS encoding YlxR family protein, whose amino-acid sequence MSRGKGHIPIRTCISCDARRDKKDLVRLILNADGMIIRDVDGKGAGRGAYVCPDDSCLRRLKTSKRLKRAFRTGGVVAVDPDFFGAVNNARSRESENQGGVQTIMNCFGGING is encoded by the coding sequence ATGAGTAGAGGAAAAGGGCACATACCCATAAGGACATGCATATCCTGCGATGCCAGGCGGGACAAGAAAGATCTGGTCAGGCTCATTCTGAATGCAGATGGGATGATTATTCGGGATGTGGACGGGAAAGGCGCGGGCCGCGGCGCCTACGTGTGTCCCGATGACTCCTGCCTCAGGCGCCTCAAAACGAGCAAGCGGCTGAAGAGAGCATTCAGGACGGGAGGCGTTGTTGCAGTTGATCCTGATTTTTTTGGCGCCGTCAACAATGCCCGAAGCCGTGAATCGGAAAATCAGGGCGGTGTGCAGACCATAATGAATTGCTTTGGGGGAATCAATGGCTAA
- the nusA gene encoding transcription termination factor NusA has protein sequence MISDLKRVIDQVSREKGVEQDVLIGALEEAVKVAARKKFGPDYDLEVNYNEELGEVEAFEFKEVVEEVTNEHLQISLEEAHDIDPESELGDSLGIKMDTDAFGRIAAQSAKQVIMQRLKEAERDMVYEDFKDRRGEILNGIVQRFDRGAIIVNVGRAEAELPQKEQIPREAYRQGDRIRAFILEVKQFSRGPQIILSRTHPNFLASLFENEVPEISEGIVQIVQVAREPGSRAKIAVASKDQDVDPVGACVGMKGRRVQAVVQELRGEKIDIVTWDPDAAKFICNALAPADITRVIVDEDGRSMEVVVPDDQLSLAIGKRGQNVRLASRLTGWRLDVVGETNYNTALKDGYRSLLDLEGIGEKRATDLYEADFKSVGDVAGASVDDLLAVKGMTATKAETLIDEAIRYVKERRDAETSETPMQEAAGEEPEGSLAEDAEKSPESEPSETDGETVPQASADHEEAETAPGTESSETPQVEDAPEEDDRESETLKTADE, from the coding sequence ATGATTTCAGATTTAAAGAGGGTGATTGACCAGGTAAGTCGTGAAAAGGGCGTTGAGCAGGATGTGCTGATCGGAGCGCTCGAGGAAGCGGTGAAAGTGGCGGCTCGCAAGAAATTCGGCCCCGATTACGATCTGGAAGTCAACTATAATGAGGAACTCGGGGAGGTTGAGGCCTTTGAATTCAAGGAAGTGGTTGAAGAGGTGACCAACGAGCATCTTCAGATTTCCCTCGAGGAAGCCCATGACATTGACCCTGAATCTGAATTGGGAGACAGCCTCGGGATCAAAATGGATACCGACGCCTTCGGCCGAATCGCGGCCCAGTCTGCCAAGCAGGTCATTATGCAGAGGCTGAAAGAGGCCGAGCGGGATATGGTCTATGAGGATTTCAAAGATCGCCGCGGCGAGATCCTCAACGGGATCGTGCAGCGATTCGACAGGGGTGCCATCATTGTCAATGTGGGCCGGGCAGAGGCCGAACTCCCGCAGAAGGAGCAGATCCCGAGGGAGGCGTACAGACAGGGAGATCGGATCAGGGCATTTATTCTGGAGGTGAAGCAGTTCAGCCGAGGGCCGCAGATCATTCTTTCCAGGACCCATCCCAATTTTCTGGCAAGCCTCTTTGAAAATGAAGTCCCTGAAATTTCCGAGGGTATTGTTCAGATTGTTCAGGTGGCACGGGAACCGGGAAGCAGGGCCAAGATCGCGGTGGCATCAAAAGATCAGGATGTGGATCCTGTGGGAGCGTGTGTGGGCATGAAGGGGAGACGGGTCCAGGCGGTGGTCCAGGAATTGCGCGGGGAGAAGATCGACATCGTCACCTGGGATCCTGACGCAGCGAAATTCATCTGCAATGCCCTGGCCCCGGCCGATATCACACGGGTGATTGTGGATGAGGACGGCCGCAGCATGGAGGTGGTGGTCCCTGATGACCAGTTGTCCCTGGCTATCGGAAAGAGGGGGCAGAATGTGCGCCTGGCCTCCCGACTGACCGGGTGGAGGCTGGATGTTGTCGGAGAAACCAATTATAATACTGCGCTCAAGGATGGATACCGGTCGCTCCTGGACTTGGAGGGCATCGGCGAGAAGCGGGCAACCGATCTCTATGAGGCCGACTTCAAATCAGTGGGAGACGTGGCCGGCGCCTCTGTCGATGATCTCCTGGCCGTTAAGGGGATGACAGCGACCAAGGCGGAGACGCTCATTGATGAGGCCATCCGGTATGTTAAGGAACGGCGGGATGCAGAGACGTCTGAAACTCCGATGCAGGAAGCGGCAGGGGAGGAACCGGAGGGATCATTAGCGGAAGACGCAGAAAAATCCCCGGAATCGGAACCATCGGAGACGGATGGGGAGACCGTGCCGCAGGCGAGCGCCGACCACGAAGAAGCAGAAACGGCACCAGGAACCGAATCGTCGGAAACTCCTCAGGTGGAGGATGCTCCTGAGGAGGACGATCGGGAATCCGAAACATTGAAAACTGCAGATGAGTAG
- a CDS encoding ribosome maturation factor RimP, with amino-acid sequence MHTQAVREVSLLIEPILEEMDIELVDVEFLSEGGRWILRIYLDRDGGITLDDCVQVSREIGDLIEVKDLFQQPYVLEVSSPGLNRPLKKEKDFANAVGKNVNIRMVAPVDGRRNFKGKLHSFEDGVLCLAANDDRFLLLYEGVEKANLVYDFENE; translated from the coding sequence ATGCATACGCAGGCTGTCAGAGAGGTAAGCCTTCTTATCGAACCGATTCTAGAGGAGATGGACATCGAGCTTGTCGATGTGGAATTTCTTTCAGAAGGCGGAAGATGGATTCTCAGGATCTACCTGGACAGGGATGGGGGGATTACCCTGGATGACTGCGTTCAGGTGAGCAGGGAAATCGGGGATTTGATTGAGGTGAAAGATCTTTTTCAACAGCCGTATGTCCTGGAGGTCTCATCCCCGGGTCTCAACAGGCCTCTCAAAAAGGAAAAGGATTTTGCCAATGCCGTCGGAAAGAACGTCAACATCCGAATGGTTGCCCCTGTTGACGGCCGCCGGAATTTCAAGGGAAAATTACACTCCTTTGAGGACGGCGTGCTGTGTCTGGCTGCCAACGACGATCGATTTCTCCTTCTCTATGAGGGAGTGGAAAAGGCCAATCTGGTGTATGACTTTGAAAATGAATAA
- a CDS encoding hemolysin family protein — protein sequence MEDGSEQGFFHFIKSLIKKKIRLDDSNDLTDEIHDLMDEGQAKGLITNEESHMVYGVLDLKETPAHSIMIPRTEISSAPLDSTVGELIDLVTRCGHTRIPIHKDNIDQIVGILHAKDLLKLSGKDPESKIPADILRKAFFVPESRRVSDLLKDMQETTAHLAIVTDEYGGTAGIITIEDILEEIVGEIMDEHDHEETLLTRLEDGSLVVHARLDVEKLGEALNMELPEGEFESVGGFIIHLLGRIPETNEKIRFRDIEMTIQKGDQRRIEKVHVFRMPPPGEVEEEASAISGHG from the coding sequence TTGGAAGACGGCTCTGAACAGGGTTTTTTTCATTTCATCAAATCTTTGATCAAAAAAAAAATACGCCTTGACGACAGCAATGATCTGACGGATGAGATCCATGATCTCATGGACGAAGGGCAGGCAAAGGGGCTTATCACAAATGAAGAATCCCACATGGTCTACGGCGTGCTCGATCTCAAGGAGACACCCGCCCACTCCATAATGATCCCCCGGACAGAAATCTCCTCTGCCCCGTTGGATTCCACAGTAGGTGAACTCATCGACCTCGTTACCCGTTGCGGGCATACGCGGATCCCGATTCATAAAGACAACATCGATCAAATCGTCGGCATTCTTCACGCAAAGGACCTCCTTAAGCTTTCAGGCAAGGATCCTGAATCCAAAATCCCGGCGGATATTCTCAGGAAGGCCTTTTTTGTCCCCGAAAGCCGGAGGGTCAGCGATCTGTTGAAGGATATGCAGGAAACCACGGCTCACCTGGCCATTGTCACAGACGAATACGGGGGCACTGCAGGCATCATCACCATCGAAGATATTCTTGAGGAAATCGTAGGGGAAATCATGGATGAACACGACCATGAGGAAACCCTGCTGACCCGCCTCGAAGACGGCTCCCTGGTGGTGCACGCCCGGCTGGACGTTGAAAAACTGGGTGAGGCCCTCAATATGGAGCTGCCCGAGGGGGAATTCGAATCCGTAGGCGGATTCATCATCCACCTCCTCGGAAGAATACCGGAAACAAACGAAAAGATTCGATTCCGGGATATTGAAATGACCATCCAGAAGGGAGACCAGCGAAGGATCGAAAAGGTTCACGTCTTCCGTATGCCGCCACCCGGGGAAGTGGAGGAAGAAGCATCCGCCATTTCCGGTCATGGATAG
- the lnt gene encoding apolipoprotein N-acyltransferase: MMPVPRPSPVSLRNLLLAALSGVLLTLSFPPGKFSFVAWFALVPLLKGIQGTSPFNAFKLGLVSGLAHFLTLIYWIIVVLEHYGNLHIVIALIALILLSLYLSLYMALFSTLASRLTDTVLYSVILGGYWVGLEYLQTHLMTGFPWCLLGYSQYEHLHIIQLADLFGVYGISFLIVCVNGLIFRISLRPPRRNGRVLKWELPVSVLLLAGAWVYGLYQLSEARTGEEGGRPVKAAVVQANIDQSVKWDPAYQEETLQRYYRLTRATRSFHPELIVWPETSLPFFFQDHPKFSPGIVSLAEESGAVLIFGSPAYRRDKRAVRYYNRAYMIAPESGDILYYDKIHLVPFGEYVPLKRYLPFIHRLVAAAGDFARGEKSEALKTGDLSVGVLICFEAIFPQLAGELTRNGANILVNITNDAWFGMTSAPFQHLSMAVFRAVENRRPMIRAANTGFSALITPTGVIQSKSDLFVEAVLKDSITAGAFPLTFYSRFGDLFAVTLLIISAAHIIYHIRTRRRRKAG, translated from the coding sequence ATGATGCCTGTGCCGAGACCGTCTCCGGTGTCCCTTCGCAACCTCCTCCTTGCAGCTCTATCCGGCGTCCTGCTGACGCTTTCGTTTCCTCCCGGGAAGTTTTCATTCGTGGCATGGTTCGCCCTGGTCCCCCTCCTGAAGGGGATTCAAGGCACTTCTCCTTTCAATGCCTTTAAATTGGGGCTTGTTTCCGGTCTCGCCCATTTCTTGACCCTCATTTATTGGATCATCGTGGTGCTGGAGCACTACGGCAACCTCCATATCGTTATCGCCCTGATTGCCCTCATTCTCCTTTCCCTCTACCTCTCTCTCTATATGGCCCTTTTTTCCACATTGGCATCCCGACTCACGGATACGGTTCTCTATTCCGTCATTCTGGGCGGATACTGGGTGGGCCTGGAATATCTCCAGACCCATCTGATGACCGGTTTTCCCTGGTGTCTTCTGGGATACAGCCAATATGAACACCTCCATATCATTCAACTGGCAGACCTTTTCGGGGTATACGGTATCTCCTTCCTCATTGTCTGTGTGAACGGCCTGATCTTCCGCATCTCCCTCAGGCCTCCCCGCCGAAACGGCAGGGTCCTCAAATGGGAACTTCCCGTTTCTGTCCTGCTCCTGGCAGGGGCATGGGTATACGGCCTTTATCAGCTCTCCGAAGCCCGGACCGGGGAAGAGGGGGGCCGCCCGGTGAAGGCCGCGGTCGTACAGGCCAATATCGATCAGTCTGTCAAATGGGATCCCGCATACCAGGAGGAAACCCTGCAGCGCTATTACCGGCTCACCCGCGCTACCCGGTCTTTCCATCCCGAACTGATCGTGTGGCCGGAGACCTCCCTCCCCTTTTTCTTTCAGGACCATCCGAAATTTTCTCCGGGCATTGTATCCCTTGCAGAGGAGTCGGGGGCCGTCCTCATATTTGGAAGCCCTGCATACAGGCGGGACAAGAGGGCCGTTCGCTATTACAACCGGGCCTACATGATCGCACCGGAAAGCGGGGACATTCTGTATTACGACAAGATCCACCTGGTCCCCTTCGGGGAATATGTACCCTTGAAAAGATATCTCCCTTTTATCCATCGCCTGGTGGCGGCTGCCGGTGATTTTGCCCGGGGAGAGAAATCAGAGGCGCTCAAGACAGGGGATCTTTCCGTGGGGGTCCTGATATGCTTTGAGGCGATTTTTCCGCAGTTGGCCGGGGAGCTGACCAGAAACGGGGCCAATATCCTTGTAAACATTACCAACGATGCCTGGTTCGGCATGACCAGCGCCCCGTTTCAGCATCTGAGCATGGCCGTGTTCCGGGCGGTGGAAAACCGCAGACCCATGATACGGGCCGCCAACACCGGCTTCAGCGCCTTGATCACCCCTACGGGCGTAATCCAATCCAAAAGTGATCTCTTTGTTGAAGCGGTCTTAAAAGATTCCATAACCGCGGGGGCGTTTCCCTTGACTTTCTACAGCCGTTTTGGAGACCTGTTTGCGGTGACCCTCCTCATCATCTCCGCCGCACACATCATTTACCATATCCGGACAAGACGGAGACGGAAGGCTGGTTAA